The segment CAAGATGAGATTTCCCAGTATGTAAGACCCCTTGAAGACGACGAGGTTGATAGGTTGGGGGTGGAAGTGCAGCAATGCATGGAGCTGACCAATACTAATCGGTCGAGGGCTTATCCAAGATTCTAAATGCGCGATGTATTCGTTTCGGATTCAGTTTTCAGGTGATGAACAACCTGCACGTTTGGTGATGATGGCGGAGGGGTTCCACACGTACCCATCCCGAACACGACCGTTAAGCCCTCCAGCGCCGATGGTACTTGGACCGCAGGGTCCTGGGAGAGTAGGACGTTGCCAAGCGAAACGTAAGACTAGAAAAGAGACGTTACCCATGAGGTAGCGTCTCTTTTTGTATATTCTAGTCTCTTATTTGATACTTAAAGTAATATAGCAAACAAAACAAGTAAAACCGACTAATATTCGTTATTAAACGAAGGATCAGTCGGTTTTACTAAATTACTTTAGTATTGAGACCATCGAATCAGTGCCATATACTTACACAGTATGGATGCCAGTAATGACTTCTTGTGGGTATAAGCAGTGATATACCAAACATTTGGACTATCGATTGATATAACTTTTGTAATAGATGATCTTTTGTATTTAATTTCAAGTCTCTAATATCTAGTTTCAAGTAGGTCGTTTTAAGCGTATCGTTTTACATAGATATTTAAATTATTTTATAATCATCATTTAGTGCTGGTGTCTGTGTACGTATTGCTAGTGGCACTAGTTGATGCTGATGTGTCGTCACCGATGGCGGAGCTATCTGTCGAAGGATCATACGATGTGTCAGTACTACTGATGCCGGTACTATCGGAGCTTGAGCTGCTTGTAGGATCACTTGCTCCACTGCTGTTTGTTCCATATGTGCTGCCAGTTGCGGTTGTGAATTGGATAGTGCCACTTGTCGAATTATATTTTACATCTGCACCAAGCAGATCGGCTGTTGCGCGTACAGGAAGATACGTAGTGCCCTCATAAGTCAGTGGTGTAACTTTGGTACCGTCTGCTGATTTGAGCGTTGCTGCACTACCATCAACCTCAACTTTCACCTGATCATTTAAATAAGCGGTGACCTTTTCCAAATTTGTGGCGGCTAGTGCACCTGTACCTGTTCCTACCAGTAAAGCAGATCCAATCAACAAAGAAGTAATTCCTTTTTTCATTATTAATCTCCTTTCGATGTGTAAGATGGTTTGACTACCATGATAACCATTCTGGTTTGATTTATCCACTTTTTCTGACAAAAAAATGGGAATTTTTTGGTTGTTAAATGGCTTACGTGTAGACGCAGCAAGGGATGAGAAGAGGCGGGATTTTAGGATTTTTTTCTGCTATCTTGATTGATTTGTACAATCATTTGTATAGTTTATGGTATGTCTAGGAAGTGTGATGGTGGTTGTGTTGGGTGGGTATTAGAGTGATGGATACAGGTGGTTGTAAACAGGTAGGTAAGTGATTATTTAATCTAGAAATTGAATAATCATACATATAGGTTTATCATTATGCGAT is part of the Paenibacillus sp. JQZ6Y-1 genome and harbors:
- a CDS encoding stalk domain-containing protein, producing the protein MKKGITSLLIGSALLVGTGTGALAATNLEKVTAYLNDQVKVEVDGSAATLKSADGTKVTPLTYEGTTYLPVRATADLLGADVKYNSTSGTIQFTTATGSTYGTNSSGASDPTSSSSSDSTGISSTDTSYDPSTDSSAIGDDTSASTSATSNTYTDTSTK